Genomic DNA from Sphingomonas lacunae:
GCCTGATCCTCGCTGACGCCATCGGGAATGCGCACCGCATTCATGTCCGCCGCCGGGACACGGAATGCCTCGGCCTGCACGCCTTGCAGATTGGCGGAGAGGCCATAGCAGCCGCCGCCCCGGTTCTCGCAGGTGTTGACCACGCCCGACAGGCAGGAGCGGCAGGCACCACAGCCGACCGCGGCGGGCATCATCACCTTGTCGCCAACCCTGACCCGGCTGACGCCCCGGCCGACCTCGACGACTTCGCCGACCGCCTCGTGGCCGACGCAAAAGCCGACATCCTCGGAAAAGCCGTGACCATGATAGATGTGGAGATCGGACCCGCAAATCGAGCAGCCGGTCATCTTCACCAGCGCGTCACGCTCCGACAGCAGGGTGGGATCGTCCATCGCCTCATGTCTTATGTCGCGCGCGCCATAGTAACGCAGGGCCTTCATGCCGTCCCCTCCAACCGATAGAAACGCGCCGCCGTGCCAGCGAACAGCGCCGCCTTTTCGTCCGCCGATGCGCCCGCCGCGATGCGTTTGAATGCGTTCCACAGCGTCGGATAATCACAGGCCCAGCCGTCAACCGGGAAATTGCTTTCGAACATGCAGCGACCCACGCCAAACAGTTCGATGCAGCTTTCGATATAGGGCGCCCATGCCGTCGCCAGCGTCTCGGATGAAGGGCGGACATCGGGGCCCATGCCGTCAAAGCCGGGGAAAGGCATGCCGAGACCGCCGAGCTTCACATGCACATTGGCCAGTTCGGCGAGTGCGGCCATGCTTGCGCGCCAGGTGGTGAAACGCTCCTCGCGCTGTCCGGCGTAGCGGTCGAGGCCGACCGGCGTCCCGACATGGTCGATGACCATCGCTACATCGGGGAAGGCCTTTGCCAGCGCTCTGACTTCGGGCAGCTGTGGTTCGAGCACCCACAGGTCGAGCGAGAGGTTGCGGCTGGCGAAATGGCGGAGCGCGGCATGAACGGCAGGCGATGCGCACAGACCGGCGACACTGTGCGCCAACGGCCCCAGCACCGCCGGATCATCATCATGCGCCATCATGTGACGGATGCCGCGAAAGCGTCCGCCGCCTGCTGCGATATGCGCGTCGAGAACATCCGCCACCGCATCACCCAGGCCGAGATCAGCATGGCCGACAATGCCGGCGCAGGCGCGGGTGACGCCATAGATGCCGCTCGCCGCCATCGCCGCGACACCGTTGACGAACTCGGTCTCCCCGACCGGCTTCATCGCCTCCGGTCCCTCAGCCCGGTAGAAGGCGCCGCACTGGACATAGACGGTGCCGACCACATTGTGCCCGGCCCCGGCGTCCGCCAGCAGCTCGTCGAGCAGATAGCGCGGCGACTGGCGCAGGATCGCCTCGAACGGATGCGTCTGCGGCGGCAGATGCGGAATGCGGGACCGCCAGTCCCACAGATGATGGTGCGGATCGATGATCGGCAGATCGGGGTCAATGATGGCTTCGGGCATGGTGGGCTCCCCCTGTCTCCCTCTCCCGCTGGCGAGAAAGGGAGACGCGTGACTTACCGCTCGTTCATCGCGGCATATTCCTTGATCTTCTGCTTGCCGAGCTGGCTCATATGCACCTCGTCGGGGCCGTCGGCGATGCGGACAAAGCGGTTGAGCGTGAAGAAGCGGGCGATCGGCGTGTCGTCGGACACGCCCATACCGCCATGCACCTGGATCGCCCGGTCACAGACAGTCTGTGCCATTTGCGGTGCCACCACCTTGATCGCGGCGATCAGATCCTTGGCCACCTTGTTGCCATAGCGGTCCATCGCGTCAGCCGCCTTGAGGGTCAGCAGGCGCGACATTTCGATCTCGCAAAAGCTCTTGGCAACATCCTGCCGGATGCTCGACTGGTCGGCCAGCTTCTTGCCAAAGGCGACGCGGCTGTCGGCCCGCCGCGCCATGATCTCCAGCGCGCGCTGCGCCTGACCGATCGAGCGCATGCAGTGGTGGATGCGGCCCGGCCCGAGGCGGCCCTGTGCAATCTCGAAGCCGCGCCCTTCACCGAGGATGAGATTTTCCTTTGGGACCCGCACATTGTCGAACCTCAGTT
This window encodes:
- a CDS encoding amidohydrolase family protein yields the protein MPEAIIDPDLPIIDPHHHLWDWRSRIPHLPPQTHPFEAILRQSPRYLLDELLADAGAGHNVVGTVYVQCGAFYRAEGPEAMKPVGETEFVNGVAAMAASGIYGVTRACAGIVGHADLGLGDAVADVLDAHIAAGGGRFRGIRHMMAHDDDPAVLGPLAHSVAGLCASPAVHAALRHFASRNLSLDLWVLEPQLPEVRALAKAFPDVAMVIDHVGTPVGLDRYAGQREERFTTWRASMAALAELANVHVKLGGLGMPFPGFDGMGPDVRPSSETLATAWAPYIESCIELFGVGRCMFESNFPVDGWACDYPTLWNAFKRIAAGASADEKAALFAGTAARFYRLEGTA